One genomic segment of Clostridium saccharoperbutylacetonicum N1-4(HMT) includes these proteins:
- a CDS encoding acyltransferase family protein: MSKEISERSKTIDVMKFILIILVVIGHYPNINTNIQRIIFWFHMPLFFTISGYLFKGDYKKLWMRKTIIKYIIPYFSYFILISLLQRNILLDNVIKFLYGGRMYSGTYWFIPCMLITILAFYFFNKEFSKRTIIIIVIVFYLLAHLESIFFLPYTENYLDWNVIYKIPLNVDVCLMSIVYFAMGFYFKSTINKIINKNNVILYLIVFLICLIFIVLNLKGILSYTLNMKLGHYYNFILDILIPGIFGIWILMTSTFISKININLINVIGINTLPIMYFHIPINGLIQNKIEYGIIGYILVGVVPTLIFAYICSKNRYLEFLFKGKITNRVLMSKTNIVN, from the coding sequence ATGTCGAAAGAGATAAGCGAAAGATCTAAAACTATTGACGTTATGAAATTCATATTAATAATTCTCGTAGTAATAGGTCATTATCCTAATATTAATACAAATATACAAAGAATAATTTTTTGGTTTCATATGCCATTATTCTTTACTATAAGTGGTTATTTATTTAAAGGAGACTACAAGAAATTATGGATGAGAAAAACTATAATAAAATATATTATACCATATTTTTCATATTTTATTTTAATATCTTTATTGCAAAGGAATATATTACTAGATAATGTAATAAAATTTTTATATGGTGGCAGAATGTATTCAGGGACATATTGGTTTATACCATGTATGTTAATAACAATACTTGCTTTTTATTTCTTTAATAAAGAATTTTCAAAAAGAACAATAATAATTATTGTTATAGTTTTCTATTTACTAGCTCATTTAGAATCTATTTTCTTTCTACCTTATACTGAAAATTATTTAGACTGGAATGTCATATATAAAATACCATTAAATGTAGATGTATGCTTAATGTCTATAGTATATTTTGCTATGGGATTTTATTTTAAGAGTACTATAAATAAAATTATTAATAAAAATAATGTTATTTTATATTTAATAGTATTTTTAATATGCTTAATTTTTATTGTTTTAAATTTAAAAGGTATATTATCTTATACTTTAAATATGAAATTAGGGCATTATTATAATTTTATTTTAGATATATTAATACCAGGTATATTCGGAATATGGATACTTATGACTAGCACATTTATTAGCAAAATTAATATTAATTTAATTAATGTGATAGGAATAAATACATTACCAATAATGTATTTTCATATACCGATCAATGGATTGATTCAAAATAAAATTGAATATGGAATTATAGGATACATATTAGTTGGAGTAGTACCAACATTGATATTTGCTTATATTTGTTCTAAAAATAGATATTTAGAATTTTTATTTAAAGGAAAAATAACCAATCGGGTACTTATGTCGAAGACAAATATAGTAAATTAG
- the galU gene encoding UTP--glucose-1-phosphate uridylyltransferase GalU, with protein sequence MNKKIRKAIIPAAGLGTRFLPATKAQPKEMLPIVDKPTIQYIIEEAVASGIEEILIVTGRNKKCIEDHFDKSVELEMELTKNCKDELLKLVKGISDMVDIHYIRQKEPRGLGHAIYCAKSFVGNEPFAILLGDDIVYTNESQRPCLKQLIDCYDEYNTSILGVQSVDPEDVSKYGIVDGIEIEDRLCKVKGLVEKPSKEDAPSNTAILGRYIVTPRIFEILQKTKPGKGNEIQLTDALLELIKSEAMYAYNFEGKRYDVGDKLGFLEATIEYALRKPEIKDEFIEYLRSII encoded by the coding sequence ATGAATAAGAAAATAAGAAAAGCAATAATTCCAGCAGCAGGTCTAGGAACAAGATTTTTACCTGCAACTAAGGCTCAACCAAAGGAGATGCTTCCTATAGTTGATAAGCCTACTATTCAATACATTATAGAGGAAGCTGTTGCTTCTGGGATTGAGGAAATTCTTATTGTTACTGGTAGGAATAAGAAGTGTATTGAGGATCATTTTGATAAGTCTGTTGAACTTGAGATGGAACTTACAAAGAATTGTAAGGATGAATTATTGAAATTGGTTAAGGGAATTTCAGATATGGTTGATATTCATTACATAAGACAAAAAGAGCCTAGAGGACTAGGGCATGCTATTTATTGTGCTAAGAGTTTTGTTGGTAATGAACCTTTTGCAATTCTTCTTGGTGATGATATTGTTTATACTAATGAATCTCAAAGACCTTGTTTAAAGCAACTTATTGATTGCTATGATGAGTATAATACAAGCATCCTTGGTGTTCAAAGTGTTGATCCAGAAGATGTATCTAAGTATGGTATTGTTGATGGAATAGAAATAGAGGATAGATTATGTAAGGTTAAAGGATTAGTTGAGAAGCCAAGTAAAGAAGATGCACCTTCTAATACCGCAATACTGGGTAGATATATAGTAACTCCTAGGATATTTGAGATATTACAGAAGACTAAACCAGGTAAGGGAAATGAAATTCAACTTACAGATGCATTGTTAGAACTTATTAAAAGTGAAGCTATGTATGCTTATAATTTTGAAGGTAAGAGATATGATGTTGGTGATAAATTAGGATTTTTAGAGGCAACAATAGAATATGCATTAAGAAAACCTGAAATTAAGGATGAATTTATAGAATATTTAAGAAGTATAATATAA
- a CDS encoding glycoside hydrolase family 113 — MNIFKRVILAILTILISFTQTGSVKTQMSDISGTRLSIARNYLKYKTVSTTVWGNGGTHIPTVGVYNHLAFQGADNTLVVMINIKGDTDANPVMFPDKIVNQALANATTANVKTTMISLHLGTNYSDGYGRKAYHPDVATFFRNWKTICLHYAQLCTDNDIPILCIGCEQVQQTVDANYNYWADVVSVIRSQYPNLLLTYAAHGNEYKVDTPLKFWELLDFLGFNMYFHYTNKLVSQNPTLDEIIQAYYAPIFKGKSTMDLINMHANTFNKKIFITETGLMPKDTGLAKVYDPTNANGVTTYDGTALAIKAVCDGLCQNVNVLGFSWWHVSPPFDYFNDTEVTSAEQTMHDYLKGGLI; from the coding sequence ATGAATATATTTAAAAGAGTTATTCTAGCTATACTAACAATTTTAATAAGTTTTACTCAAACAGGAAGTGTTAAAACACAGATGTCAGATATTTCGGGTACAAGATTAAGTATAGCTAGAAACTATCTAAAGTATAAAACTGTATCAACAACAGTTTGGGGTAATGGAGGAACTCATATACCAACTGTTGGTGTATACAATCACCTAGCTTTTCAAGGAGCAGATAATACTCTTGTAGTAATGATAAATATTAAAGGAGATACAGATGCTAATCCTGTTATGTTTCCAGATAAGATAGTTAATCAAGCTCTTGCAAATGCTACTACTGCAAATGTGAAAACCACAATGATAAGCCTTCATTTAGGTACTAATTATTCAGATGGTTATGGTAGAAAAGCCTATCATCCTGATGTAGCTACATTCTTTCGAAATTGGAAAACTATATGCCTACATTATGCTCAATTGTGTACTGATAATGATATTCCTATATTATGTATTGGTTGTGAACAGGTTCAGCAGACAGTTGATGCAAATTATAATTACTGGGCAGATGTTGTTTCAGTAATACGAAGTCAATATCCAAATCTTTTATTGACTTATGCAGCACATGGTAATGAATATAAAGTAGATACTCCTTTGAAATTTTGGGAGTTACTTGATTTTCTAGGGTTTAATATGTACTTTCATTATACTAATAAACTAGTTAGCCAAAATCCAACTTTAGATGAAATAATACAAGCTTATTATGCTCCTATTTTTAAAGGAAAGTCTACAATGGATTTAATAAATATGCATGCAAATACTTTTAATAAGAAAATTTTTATAACAGAAACAGGATTAATGCCTAAGGATACGGGGCTAGCTAAGGTATATGATCCTACGAATGCAAATGGTGTTACAACTTATGATGGTACTGCCTTAGCAATTAAAGCAGTATGTGATGGTCTATGTCAAAATGTCAATGTATTAGGATTCTCATGGTGGCATGTAAGTCCCCCATTTGATTATTTTAACGATACTGAAGTAACAAGTGCAGAACAGACTATGCATGATTATTTAAAAGGAGGTTTAATATAA
- a CDS encoding ATP-binding cassette domain-containing protein, which yields MCLLELKNINKYYKLKGNEKFHVLENVNLAFNYGELVSIIGESGSGKSTLMNLIGGLDSNYSGELFVNRKDIKKLRKKELDRYRKNEVGFIFQSFNLIAHLSVLDNVTIAMTLSNVRKKERIKRAKEILNDLGLNNHINKKPNQLSGGQKQRVAIARALINDPEIIVADEPTGSLDSKTSMQVLEIMKGIAKRGKLVIMVTHSEKVASFSSRIIKIADGKITDDTKGLKLGNNINEVSIDREKAKVNKERQNLNIVSAIKLALVNMKEKLIRNIFVSIGASIGIMSIILMLSLGNGVKAYFNNTMNSYVNPLVIEVNMPSQEDETIDLDITTIQKPDVNTSKSFEEEDINNLSKIENVSSVEKGFTAISMGANSLSYNGKSSNLMRISTISSNITTSNIEQGTFPKEGEILINKSVSDKLGGGVIGQKVYLHILINQKILKKEFIVSGIYASAGADLTAVMKSTFLNYSDLEKFYSENKYKLKPNVMYINTTSAKYATEIKEKIKELGYSESSQELMTSMFNQMISILTYVLSGIAAISLVVSSIMIIVVMYISVVERTKEIGIIKAIGAREKDIRRIFVCEAFLIGFFSGIVGLVFTFLLMKGINIVSNKLFGINLVLIKNSYGIFGVVVSIVISTLSGLLPANKAAKLDPVESLRRE from the coding sequence ATGTGTTTATTAGAATTAAAAAATATCAATAAATATTATAAATTAAAAGGTAATGAAAAATTTCATGTACTGGAGAATGTTAATTTAGCTTTCAATTACGGAGAATTGGTATCAATTATCGGAGAATCTGGAAGTGGAAAATCTACATTAATGAATTTAATTGGAGGATTAGATTCTAATTACTCAGGAGAATTATTTGTAAATAGAAAAGATATTAAAAAGCTAAGAAAAAAAGAGCTTGATAGATATAGAAAAAATGAAGTGGGATTTATTTTTCAAAGCTTCAATCTAATAGCACATTTATCTGTTTTAGATAACGTAACTATTGCTATGACTTTGTCAAATGTTAGAAAAAAGGAACGAATAAAACGTGCAAAAGAAATATTGAATGACTTGGGTTTAAATAATCATATAAACAAAAAGCCAAATCAGTTATCAGGAGGTCAAAAGCAAAGGGTTGCCATTGCGAGAGCTTTAATAAATGATCCTGAAATAATTGTTGCTGATGAACCTACAGGTAGCTTAGATTCAAAAACATCAATGCAAGTTTTAGAAATAATGAAGGGGATTGCTAAGAGAGGCAAACTTGTAATTATGGTTACTCACTCTGAAAAAGTAGCATCTTTTTCAAGTAGAATAATTAAAATAGCAGATGGTAAAATCACAGATGATACGAAAGGTTTAAAATTAGGAAATAATATTAATGAAGTATCAATTGATAGAGAAAAAGCTAAAGTGAATAAAGAAAGACAAAATCTAAATATTGTATCAGCTATAAAGCTGGCTCTTGTGAATATGAAGGAAAAGCTAATACGCAATATTTTTGTTTCAATAGGTGCAAGTATCGGAATAATGAGTATTATTTTAATGTTATCTTTAGGCAACGGTGTTAAAGCTTATTTTAATAATACTATGAATAGTTATGTAAATCCTCTAGTGATAGAAGTTAATATGCCTAGTCAAGAAGATGAAACAATTGACTTAGATATTACAACAATACAAAAACCAGATGTTAATACTTCAAAGTCATTTGAAGAAGAAGATATTAATAATTTATCTAAAATAGAAAATGTATCTTCAGTGGAAAAAGGATTTACTGCAATTTCTATGGGTGCTAATTCATTAAGTTACAATGGGAAAAGCAGTAATTTAATGAGGATTTCAACCATATCATCAAATATAACAACTTCAAATATTGAACAAGGAACTTTCCCAAAAGAAGGAGAAATATTAATTAATAAATCTGTAAGTGATAAGCTAGGTGGAGGTGTTATAGGTCAAAAAGTATATTTACATATTTTGATAAATCAGAAAATTTTAAAGAAAGAATTTATTGTAAGTGGAATTTATGCCTCAGCAGGTGCAGATTTAACTGCTGTAATGAAATCTACTTTTTTGAATTATTCAGATTTAGAAAAGTTTTATTCAGAAAACAAATATAAATTAAAACCAAATGTAATGTATATTAATACAACTAGTGCTAAATATGCAACTGAAATTAAAGAAAAGATTAAGGAACTTGGATATTCAGAATCTTCACAAGAATTAATGACATCAATGTTTAATCAAATGATAAGTATTTTAACATACGTATTATCAGGGATTGCAGCAATATCTTTAGTAGTATCATCAATTATGATAATAGTGGTTATGTATATTAGTGTTGTAGAGAGAACAAAAGAAATAGGAATAATTAAGGCTATTGGTGCACGGGAAAAGGATATAAGAAGAATTTTTGTTTGTGAAGCATTTTTAATTGGATTTTTTAGTGGAATTGTTGGACTTGTCTTTACATTTTTATTAATGAAAGGTATAAATATTGTGTCAAATAAATTGTTTGGAATTAATTTAGTTTTAATAAAGAATTCTTATGGAATCTTTGGAGTTGTAGTAAGCATTGTTATAAGTACGTTATCTGGATTATTACCGGCAAATAAAGCTGCTAAATTAGATCCAGTAGAGTCATTAAGAAGAGAATAA
- a CDS encoding transposase — translation MLTGIIGMGGGTLSNELLDMFNYSADTVTSYAFIQQRNKIKPKAFETIFKAFSTDISLETNENELRILDVDGSHIHIATNPDDKESYMPGSNGHKSYNLLHLNALYDLKQNIYSDAIIQKKRKNNEYKAFIDMVDRSPILKALVIADRGYESYNNMAHIQEKGWKFLIRIRDGAMGIKSSFVLPDYNCFDVNIRLKLTRKQTNETKELFKDKNNYKFIPASSTFDYLPLKNKKAEPVKFYDLNFRMVRFQISNGVYETLLTNLDADEYPPEELKKLYAAR, via the coding sequence ATGCTAACAGGAATTATTGGGATGGGCGGAGGAACCCTTTCAAATGAATTGTTGGATATGTTCAATTATTCAGCAGATACAGTGACCTCATATGCATTTATACAACAGAGGAATAAAATTAAACCTAAGGCCTTTGAAACAATCTTCAAAGCTTTTTCAACAGATATATCTTTAGAAACTAATGAAAATGAACTAAGAATTTTGGATGTTGATGGTTCTCACATACATATAGCTACTAATCCAGATGATAAAGAATCATACATGCCAGGTTCTAATGGTCATAAGTCTTATAATCTACTTCATTTGAATGCTCTATATGACTTAAAACAAAATATTTACTCAGATGCGATAATACAGAAAAAGAGAAAAAACAATGAATATAAGGCTTTTATTGATATGGTAGATCGTTCACCAATTCTAAAAGCACTTGTTATTGCTGATAGAGGATATGAGTCCTATAACAATATGGCACACATTCAGGAAAAGGGCTGGAAATTTCTCATACGAATAAGAGATGGAGCTATGGGCATAAAAAGCAGTTTCGTATTACCTGATTATAACTGCTTTGATGTTAATATCCGATTGAAACTTACAAGGAAGCAGACGAATGAAACAAAAGAATTATTCAAGGATAAGAATAACTATAAATTTATTCCTGCAAGCTCAACATTTGATTATCTTCCATTAAAAAATAAGAAAGCTGAGCCAGTAAAGTTTTATGATTTAAATTTTAGAATGGTTAGATTTCAAATATCAAATGGCGTCTATGAAACTTTATTAACAAACCTGGATGCGGATGAGTACCCTCCAGAAGAATTAAAGAAACTTTATGCAGCTAGATAG